One Cenarchaeum symbiont of Oopsacas minuta DNA segment encodes these proteins:
- a CDS encoding HIT family protein has product MTCIFCDIISGTSKSSIVYEDTESMVFLDRYPIDVGHCLLVPKKHYEKITDMNSKDVGSLFSKVPKLACAILQATRANAFSLGQNNGKSAKQIIPHVHVHIIPRYDNRGSVWTKRSIPNIADLDTLAKNIRDRL; this is encoded by the coding sequence TTGACATGTATATTCTGTGATATCATCTCGGGTACCTCAAAATCGAGTATAGTATATGAGGATACAGAATCTATGGTTTTTTTAGATAGATATCCAATAGATGTTGGTCATTGCTTACTTGTTCCAAAAAAACATTATGAAAAGATAACTGATATGAACTCCAAAGATGTTGGCTCACTCTTTTCAAAAGTACCAAAGCTTGCTTGTGCAATATTGCAAGCAACTCGTGCCAACGCATTTAGTCTAGGACAAAATAACGGCAAATCTGCAAAACAGATCATACCTCATGTACATGTACACATAATCCCACGCTATGACAACCGAGGGTCTGTCTGGACAAAAAGGAGCATTCCAAATATTGCAGATCTTGACACACTAGCAAAAAATATACGAGACCGACTTTAA
- a CDS encoding putative membrane protein: protein MGKKSRREREERRESFAAKRIKQKRKNSIIIFAVFAVIITIIGISSYNFITSGGIGQGSPENAGTLGDEHVHASILTKIHGDSFDYSLPAYQIKSGWIHFEAQDGTTIHRHASGVTLEYLFNSVGIRLDEKCFVFPDYREFCTNEEFSLQYYVNGDIVNSINDLVIEDESRILISYGKDDSNRIAEELAELEGQEILG from the coding sequence ATGGGTAAGAAATCACGCAGAGAGCGAGAAGAACGTCGCGAGAGCTTTGCTGCAAAACGCATAAAACAGAAACGAAAAAACTCTATAATCATATTTGCTGTTTTTGCAGTAATTATAACAATAATTGGTATATCATCATACAATTTTATCACCAGTGGAGGTATTGGGCAAGGATCACCAGAGAATGCAGGAACACTTGGCGATGAGCATGTACATGCATCCATACTAACAAAGATACATGGAGATTCCTTTGATTATTCTCTTCCTGCATATCAAATAAAGAGCGGTTGGATACACTTTGAGGCTCAAGATGGAACCACCATTCATAGACATGCATCAGGGGTCACACTCGAATACCTATTCAACAGTGTTGGAATACGACTAGATGAGAAATGTTTTGTGTTTCCAGATTATAGAGAATTTTGTACAAATGAAGAATTTTCGCTCCAATATTATGTAAATGGAGATATAGTAAACTCTATAAACGATCTAGTCATTGAGGACGAATCACGCATACTCATTTCATACGGCAAAGACGATTCAAATCGCATAGCAGAAGAACTTGCAGAGCTAGAAGGACAAGAGATTCTAGGCTAG
- a CDS encoding dihydroxy-acid dehydratase, with the protein MHMEISSRNVVSGTARSPHRAMYRAMGLGDEEIERPFVGVCHTGNEATPCNIHLPDLAEYAKKGVNDGGATPRIFSTIAVSDGIAMGHEGMKSSLVSREVIADSIELMVRAHQYDALVGIAGCDKSLPGTMMAMARLNVPSIFVYGGTIMPGILDGRELTIVDVYEAVGAYDSGKITQKDLEDIEKNACPNAGSCGGMFTANTMASISEAIGLGLPGSASPPAEDERRKKMVYDTGVACAKLVESKIRPKDILTFEAFENSITILNAVGGSTNGILHLLALAHEAGIKLDYNDFERVRKKTPHIADMKPGGSFVMNSLDKIGGIPIVLKILHKKGLLHGKCITVTGKTLEENLESVVTIPDGQSIIRPVERPLHETGTSVILHGSLAPEGAVIKTAGMEMNKFQGKARVFDREDHAFEKVSAGDINKGDIVVIRYEGPKGGPGMREMLATTAALVGQGLGKSVAMVTDGRFSGGTRGFMVGHVAPEAYVGGPIALVQDGDKISIDIESNSIILDVSSEELEERRSRWIPPSPNYSTGALAKYASLVGSAAHGAITSPIL; encoded by the coding sequence ATGCATATGGAGATATCAAGTCGCAATGTGGTGAGTGGAACAGCACGTTCCCCACATCGAGCCATGTATAGAGCCATGGGACTTGGAGACGAGGAGATCGAGAGACCGTTTGTAGGCGTCTGTCATACTGGAAACGAGGCAACGCCATGTAACATACATCTACCAGATTTGGCCGAATATGCAAAAAAAGGTGTAAATGATGGTGGTGCAACTCCAAGAATTTTTTCAACAATAGCCGTAAGCGACGGCATAGCCATGGGTCATGAAGGTATGAAGTCATCACTTGTCTCACGTGAAGTTATTGCAGACTCTATAGAATTGATGGTACGTGCACATCAATATGATGCACTAGTGGGCATTGCAGGATGTGACAAATCACTTCCTGGTACGATGATGGCCATGGCTAGATTGAACGTACCTTCGATCTTTGTGTATGGTGGAACAATAATGCCAGGAATACTTGACGGAAGAGAGCTTACCATAGTAGATGTGTATGAAGCAGTTGGAGCATATGATTCTGGCAAAATAACTCAAAAAGATCTTGAGGATATTGAAAAAAATGCATGTCCAAACGCTGGCTCGTGTGGAGGCATGTTTACTGCAAATACAATGGCATCAATATCAGAAGCCATAGGACTTGGACTTCCTGGAAGTGCATCACCTCCAGCAGAAGATGAGAGACGAAAAAAGATGGTATATGATACTGGAGTTGCATGCGCAAAACTTGTCGAATCCAAAATACGCCCAAAGGATATACTCACATTTGAGGCATTTGAAAATTCAATCACAATTTTAAATGCAGTTGGAGGATCCACCAATGGAATCTTACACCTACTTGCACTAGCACACGAGGCTGGAATTAAACTAGATTATAATGACTTTGAGAGGGTACGTAAAAAAACACCACATATTGCAGATATGAAACCTGGTGGAAGTTTTGTTATGAACTCTTTGGATAAAATCGGCGGTATTCCAATCGTCTTGAAAATATTGCATAAAAAAGGATTATTGCACGGCAAGTGTATTACAGTTACAGGTAAGACACTTGAAGAAAACCTTGAATCAGTTGTTACAATTCCTGATGGACAGTCAATTATCAGACCTGTGGAACGACCCTTACATGAAACTGGAACTTCGGTCATATTGCATGGGTCGCTAGCTCCAGAAGGTGCTGTAATAAAGACGGCAGGAATGGAGATGAATAAATTTCAAGGTAAAGCCCGTGTCTTTGATCGTGAAGATCATGCGTTTGAAAAAGTATCTGCTGGAGATATAAACAAAGGAGATATTGTTGTAATCCGCTATGAGGGTCCAAAAGGAGGTCCTGGAATGCGCGAGATGCTTGCAACTACTGCTGCACTTGTGGGTCAAGGTCTTGGAAAAAGTGTGGCCATGGTTACAGATGGTCGATTTTCTGGTGGTACACGAGGTTTCATGGTTGGACATGTAGCTCCTGAAGCATACGTTGGTGGTCCTATTGCACTAGTACAGGATGGCGACAAGATCTCCATAGACATAGAGTCTAATTCTATTATTTTGGATGTTTCATCTGAAGAGCTTGAAGAGAGAAGATCACGATGGATACCTCCAAGTCCGAATTATTCAACTGGTGCGCTTGCAAAATATGCATCTCTAGTAGGTTCTGCAGCTCATGGTGCGATAACTAGTCCGATCCTATAG
- a CDS encoding Anthranilate synthase component 1, translating into MNTFGQKSAKYIPLNNSATPFEIYKSISENYDHSFLFESLAGPNEMVETTIMGFDPDSIIYVYSDSIVTINRDGKEERKVVEDPFSYIREILGRTDDDRYRYAGGAVGVVNYDAIGLWEKVAHCDLDDKPIMEFGVYTDGIVYDHAKRKPFYFYHKVDRYEELETGGKIGKFFATKPKSLTDLKMFSKMVERAKKYVIAGDIFQVVLSRRYTFETKGDPLQVYQKLRTLNPSPYLYHIKTAKRTIIGASPEMLLRVDNDTVETFPIAGTCKVTNSVIENKRLKEEMVHSEKEIAEHTMLVDLGRNDVGRVCIPGSINVKELMKVKQFSHVQHMVSHVSGKLAENKDMFNAFSGIFPAGTVSGAPKVRAMEIIDELESVARGPYAGTVGYFSFNGCCDFAITIRSIFFEGQKGFIQAGAGIVYDSDAKSEFEETEHKVGAMLDALTEASE; encoded by the coding sequence GTGAATACTTTTGGGCAAAAGAGTGCAAAGTATATTCCATTAAATAATTCTGCAACGCCTTTTGAGATATACAAAAGTATATCAGAAAATTATGACCACTCTTTTCTCTTTGAATCACTTGCAGGACCAAATGAGATGGTAGAGACCACCATAATGGGTTTTGATCCAGATTCTATAATTTACGTGTATTCAGATAGTATTGTCACAATCAACAGAGATGGAAAGGAAGAAAGAAAGGTTGTAGAGGATCCATTTTCATACATTCGAGAGATTCTCGGTAGAACAGATGATGATAGATACAGATATGCTGGTGGTGCAGTTGGAGTCGTAAATTATGATGCGATAGGGTTGTGGGAGAAAGTGGCTCATTGTGATTTAGACGACAAACCCATCATGGAGTTTGGAGTATACACTGACGGAATAGTGTATGATCATGCAAAGAGAAAGCCATTTTATTTTTACCACAAGGTAGACAGATATGAAGAGTTGGAGACGGGGGGCAAGATTGGAAAATTTTTTGCCACAAAACCCAAATCTTTAACTGATCTCAAAATGTTTTCAAAGATGGTAGAGCGTGCAAAAAAATATGTCATAGCAGGAGACATATTTCAGGTTGTGCTTTCACGTAGATATACATTTGAGACAAAAGGTGATCCATTACAAGTATATCAAAAATTGCGTACGTTAAATCCATCACCTTATCTATACCACATAAAGACTGCTAAACGCACCATCATAGGGGCAAGTCCAGAGATGTTACTACGAGTCGATAACGATACAGTGGAGACATTTCCAATAGCTGGTACATGCAAAGTCACAAACTCTGTAATAGAGAACAAACGTCTCAAAGAGGAGATGGTGCACAGTGAAAAAGAGATTGCAGAACATACCATGCTAGTAGATCTTGGTCGCAATGATGTTGGTCGTGTCTGTATTCCAGGCTCCATCAATGTAAAAGAATTGATGAAAGTAAAACAATTTAGTCATGTGCAACACATGGTTTCACACGTAAGTGGCAAACTTGCAGAGAATAAAGACATGTTTAACGCATTTAGTGGCATATTTCCTGCAGGAACTGTGTCAGGGGCGCCAAAGGTGAGAGCGATGGAGATTATAGATGAGTTAGAGTCAGTTGCACGAGGCCCATATGCAGGAACCGTGGGTTATTTCTCTTTTAACGGCTGTTGTGATTTTGCAATTACAATAAGAAGTATATTCTTTGAGGGTCAAAAAGGATTTATCCAAGCTGGAGCAGGAATCGTATACGACTCTGATGCAAAATCAGAGTTTGAGGAGACAGAGCACAAGGTAGGCGCAATGTTGGATGCATTAACGGAGGCATCAGAATGA
- a CDS encoding Anthranilate synthase component 2 has product MKFLIIDNYDSFVYNISQYLGELGVCCDIVRNDALSKEQIEGIGYDAIIISPGPGTPNKVRYFGVCSKIIKECGPSIPILGICLGHQGIISAFGGIVTNASRIRHGKTSPIDHHKDDIFDGVSNPFQATRYHSLAGFAESIPDSLKVIATAKDDGEIMAIRHRSYPIIGVQFHPESIMTLEGKKILENFIKFVKRRCQ; this is encoded by the coding sequence ATGAAGTTTCTCATCATAGACAACTATGACTCATTTGTATACAATATCTCTCAATATCTTGGCGAACTTGGAGTATGTTGTGATATCGTACGTAATGATGCACTAAGTAAAGAACAGATAGAGGGTATAGGATATGATGCAATAATCATATCTCCAGGTCCTGGAACACCAAATAAAGTACGCTATTTTGGAGTATGTTCTAAAATAATAAAAGAATGTGGGCCAAGTATACCGATACTTGGGATCTGTCTTGGTCATCAAGGAATAATATCAGCGTTTGGAGGTATCGTGACAAACGCTAGTCGTATTAGACATGGAAAGACTAGTCCAATAGATCACCATAAAGATGATATATTTGATGGTGTTTCAAATCCATTCCAAGCTACAAGATATCATTCACTTGCAGGTTTTGCAGAATCCATACCAGATTCGCTCAAAGTTATCGCTACAGCCAAAGATGATGGAGAGATAATGGCCATTAGGCATAGATCGTATCCAATAATTGGGGTACAATTTCATCCAGAATCAATAATGACTCTAGAGGGTAAAAAAATATTGGAGAATTTTATAAAATTTGTAAAAAGGAGATGCCAATGA
- a CDS encoding Anthranilate phosphoribosyltransferase, whose translation MPMIIDSICAGSDISKEDSYHMMSRILNGSISEEEKIRLLRGLAAKGETDDEISGILRAMRDAATTVHIPDAIDVCGTGGDGLQTVNISTATVFVATSLGCRVAKHGNRSSSGGVGSADIFESIGCNLQAGPKEVASCMEKMNMCFMFAPRYHPSMKNIANARASIGKRTVFNLLGPLCNPACVKRQLIGVSSLDMLKRIPKILLKNGSEKIITVISDTGMDELSTAGSCHMLETDSKGQREHIISPKDLRLEECNISDLQVENKKALASFIKAIDGSASRAVCDTIALNAGAAMLVSGDCDNIKEGLEAALESIESGKAMKQLRSYVKYCGSLEILERICKDV comes from the coding sequence ATGCCAATGATCATAGATTCAATATGTGCAGGATCCGATATCTCAAAAGAGGATTCATACCACATGATGAGCAGAATTCTCAATGGATCCATCTCTGAAGAAGAAAAGATACGGTTATTGAGAGGTCTAGCTGCAAAGGGCGAGACTGATGATGAGATATCTGGAATTTTACGTGCTATGCGTGATGCGGCAACGACAGTCCATATACCTGATGCCATCGATGTGTGCGGTACCGGCGGGGACGGCTTGCAGACAGTAAACATATCCACGGCAACTGTATTTGTTGCAACTTCACTTGGATGCAGAGTTGCAAAACATGGTAATCGATCAAGCTCTGGCGGTGTTGGAAGTGCAGATATATTCGAATCAATCGGGTGCAACCTACAAGCAGGTCCAAAAGAGGTTGCATCATGTATGGAAAAAATGAATATGTGTTTCATGTTTGCGCCAAGATATCACCCATCTATGAAAAATATTGCAAATGCTAGGGCATCCATAGGTAAAAGAACTGTATTTAATCTGCTAGGACCGCTATGCAACCCCGCGTGTGTTAAAAGACAACTAATAGGCGTATCATCATTAGATATGCTAAAACGTATTCCAAAAATTCTTTTAAAGAATGGCTCAGAAAAGATAATCACGGTTATATCAGATACGGGTATGGATGAACTCTCAACTGCTGGCAGTTGTCATATGTTGGAGACAGATTCTAAAGGACAGAGAGAGCATATAATATCTCCAAAAGATCTCAGATTAGAAGAATGCAACATATCAGATCTACAAGTTGAAAACAAAAAAGCTCTTGCAAGTTTCATCAAAGCGATAGATGGTTCTGCATCGCGCGCAGTATGCGATACTATAGCTCTAAACGCAGGAGCTGCTATGCTCGTATCTGGAGATTGTGATAATATCAAAGAAGGATTAGAGGCAGCATTAGAGTCAATAGAGTCAGGCAAGGCGATGAAACAATTGAGATCATATGTAAAATACTGTGGCAGTCTAGAGATTTTAGAGAGGATCTGTAAAGATGTCTGA
- a CDS encoding indole-3-glycerol-phosphate synthase has product MSERILDRLVENSRNAIDSGVYRIKEDFSSLRSNFDLKSIMLKDAHPTLICEIKYSSPSAGQIRHHESPVKLAQDMIAGGASALSILTQPHMFSGSPENLIQVRRAIDVPILMKDIIIDTVQIDAAEKMGADYILLIQAAYADGGVEEMIKYAHLRNLKVLLEVHTEEEMDCALRTRADLIGVNNRSLQTMQIDTRTVARLLKDRDGRGSFVAESGIKNIQDISMMHAAGASAFLVGSKIMMCDDVRKAVKTLTEAY; this is encoded by the coding sequence ATGTCTGAGAGAATATTAGATAGACTAGTTGAAAATTCTCGTAATGCAATAGATTCTGGTGTGTATAGAATCAAGGAAGATTTTTCTAGTCTACGATCCAATTTTGATTTAAAGAGTATAATGTTAAAGGATGCACATCCCACACTCATATGTGAGATAAAATATTCATCTCCTTCTGCAGGACAGATTAGACATCATGAGAGTCCAGTAAAACTTGCTCAAGATATGATTGCAGGTGGTGCATCTGCACTCTCCATTTTGACGCAACCTCATATGTTTTCAGGCTCACCTGAAAACCTCATACAGGTAAGAAGAGCTATAGATGTTCCAATTTTAATGAAAGACATAATCATAGATACTGTTCAAATTGATGCTGCCGAAAAGATGGGCGCTGACTATATACTGTTAATACAAGCAGCGTATGCAGATGGAGGAGTTGAAGAGATGATAAAATATGCACATTTACGCAATCTAAAGGTGCTATTGGAAGTACACACTGAAGAAGAGATGGATTGTGCATTACGTACTAGAGCAGATCTGATTGGAGTAAACAACCGCAGTCTACAAACTATGCAGATTGACACTAGAACAGTTGCAAGATTGTTAAAAGATAGAGATGGTAGAGGATCGTTTGTGGCAGAGAGTGGTATTAAAAATATACAAGATATCTCTATGATGCATGCTGCAGGAGCTAGTGCATTTCTTGTAGGCTCAAAGATAATGATGTGTGATGACGTACGTAAAGCAGTCAAGACTCTAACTGAGGCATACTGA
- a CDS encoding tryptophan synthase subunit beta yields MNSYPNDGKFGKFGGRYVPETLVPAIEELENNYKKLRNDAGFKRELKEYLRTFAGRPTPLYYAKTLTEYAGGARIFLKREDLLHGGAHKINNALGQALLAKRMGKKQILAETGAGQHGVATAMACACLRMRSTVYMGSKDMRRQHLNVFRMKLLGTLVIPVDSGSCTLKDAINEAIRNWITNVKDTYYLLGSAVGPHPYPVMVRDFQRVIGDEILLQMRKEYDSEPDMAVACVGGGSNAIGTFYPLLGTKTKLLGVEAAGTGLRSGMHSASLTAGRAGVLHGMMTYILQDSQGQIKEAHSISAGLDYPGVGPEHSSLKEKKRVSYTAVTDKDAIDAFLLLTKTEGIIPALESSHAVAAAVKIAKKMPKRSSIVITLSGRGDKDVQIVESYLAKGANKHV; encoded by the coding sequence ATGAACTCTTATCCAAATGATGGTAAATTTGGTAAATTTGGAGGCAGGTACGTCCCAGAGACTCTTGTTCCAGCAATTGAAGAGTTGGAGAATAATTACAAAAAGCTGCGCAACGATGCAGGATTTAAGAGAGAGTTAAAGGAGTATCTACGTACCTTTGCTGGAAGACCAACTCCACTGTATTATGCAAAGACGCTCACAGAGTATGCAGGTGGTGCACGCATATTCTTAAAGCGCGAAGATCTTTTGCACGGTGGAGCTCACAAGATAAACAACGCTTTGGGACAAGCGTTACTTGCAAAACGCATGGGTAAAAAACAGATACTTGCAGAGACTGGTGCAGGACAACATGGAGTAGCCACAGCCATGGCATGCGCATGTCTCCGCATGAGATCAACAGTGTACATGGGTAGTAAAGATATGAGACGACAACATCTCAATGTTTTTAGGATGAAACTTTTGGGCACTTTGGTGATACCCGTAGATTCTGGAAGCTGCACTCTAAAAGATGCCATAAATGAGGCTATACGTAACTGGATAACAAACGTAAAAGATACATACTATCTTTTAGGCTCAGCAGTAGGTCCTCACCCATACCCAGTCATGGTACGTGACTTTCAAAGAGTCATTGGCGATGAGATACTATTGCAGATGCGTAAAGAGTATGATTCAGAACCAGATATGGCAGTTGCATGTGTTGGAGGCGGCTCTAATGCAATAGGCACGTTTTACCCACTTTTAGGCACAAAGACAAAACTACTTGGCGTAGAGGCAGCAGGTACAGGACTGAGATCTGGCATGCATTCAGCTAGTCTTACAGCAGGTAGGGCAGGCGTGCTTCATGGTATGATGACGTATATTCTCCAAGATTCACAAGGGCAGATAAAAGAAGCACATAGTATATCTGCAGGCCTTGACTATCCTGGAGTAGGTCCTGAACATTCTAGTTTAAAGGAGAAAAAGAGAGTCTCATATACGGCAGTCACAGACAAAGATGCAATTGATGCATTTTTACTTTTAACAAAAACTGAGGGAATTATTCCTGCCTTGGAATCATCTCACGCAGTTGCAGCGGCTGTAAAAATTGCAAAAAAAATGCCAAAGAGATCATCTATTGTAATCACGCTGTCTGGAAGAGGTGACAAAGATGTACAGATAGTAGAGTCTTATCTTGCAAAAGGTGCAAATAAACATGTCTAG
- a CDS encoding Tryptophan synthase subunit alpha, with protein MSRTTECFKKLRLDGRKALISYVMAGYPNVSGTIEMIDGMIAGGSDIIEIGFPFSDPLADGSAIQRASSVSLNNGMNLKTYFEIVHKVRQMHPNVPLFMMTYANILYSYGYKKIVIDATSAGLDGFIIPDISPEESLEYRTIAKKNGLETVFLVSPNTDKVRLDKIILISTGFLYMVAVYGTTGARTKIDSYTLKVIREAKKSIGTKIPIGAGFGIRTAKDAKMYAEAGADAVIIGSAYIKMVKDGDNRSLKYRTAKFTRKIKSHLDTIST; from the coding sequence ATGTCTAGAACAACAGAGTGTTTTAAAAAATTGCGCCTAGATGGAAGAAAAGCTTTGATCTCTTACGTTATGGCAGGATATCCAAATGTAAGCGGCACTATAGAGATGATCGATGGAATGATTGCAGGAGGATCTGACATTATAGAGATTGGATTTCCGTTTTCAGATCCGCTAGCAGACGGTAGTGCAATACAAAGAGCATCAAGTGTATCTCTAAATAATGGCATGAATTTAAAAACGTATTTTGAGATCGTGCACAAAGTACGTCAAATGCATCCAAATGTGCCACTATTCATGATGACGTATGCAAATATCCTCTACTCGTATGGATATAAGAAAATTGTCATAGATGCTACATCTGCAGGACTTGATGGATTTATTATCCCAGACATCTCACCTGAAGAGTCTCTAGAGTACCGCACGATAGCAAAAAAGAACGGTCTAGAGACGGTATTTCTAGTATCTCCGAATACTGATAAAGTGAGACTAGACAAGATAATTTTAATCTCTACTGGATTTTTGTACATGGTTGCAGTATACGGTACTACAGGTGCACGCACAAAGATAGACTCGTATACACTAAAGGTCATACGAGAAGCAAAGAAGAGCATCGGTACAAAAATTCCCATTGGGGCAGGTTTTGGCATAAGAACTGCAAAAGATGCCAAAATGTATGCAGAGGCAGGAGCTGATGCAGTAATCATAGGTAGTGCATACATAAAGATGGTAAAAGATGGGGATAATAGATCCTTGAAATATCGTACAGCAAAATTTACGCGTAAAATAAAGTCTCATTTGGATACAATATCAACATAA
- a CDS encoding CTP synthase, translating into MQTTKYIFVTGGVMSGLGKGVISSSIAKLLQLANQRVSCVKIDPYLNYDAGTMNPVAHGEVYVTKDGGECDMDLGNYERFLNQDIPKSHNITTAQIYSKVIERERRGEYLGACVQIIPHITDQIKEMLRSISADERLDMLVIECGGTVGDIESLPFLEALRQMRVEEGPSNVAFVHVTLAPSLDVVGEQKTKPTQHSVQELRRIGIQPDYLAVRCTSKLEEKTRQKLALFTNVSPSNVLSSHDALSIYSIPDILHQQGVVDSLFKKFGITGIVDGSTSWNAWRKTVQDLSEYGQTVRIAMVGKYVTLPDSYVSVIEALKHAGAVCNLGVDVKLLDSETLPKDLGSYDGILVPGGFGDRGSDGIIRAASYAAKNNVPYLGICFGFQLAAVALARQVCGVHDANSIEIEQKCAHPVVDILPEQKNVTDMGGSLRLGANEIRIEQGTLAHKMYDADTISKRHRHRYEINPKYLDVFAKGGVVFSASSDSRRRMEILEYPSNEFFIGVQYHPEFDSRPGLPENVFSAFLTASTQT; encoded by the coding sequence GTGCAGACTACAAAATACATCTTTGTAACAGGAGGCGTAATGTCTGGCCTCGGTAAAGGAGTTATCTCATCATCCATTGCTAAACTCTTACAGTTGGCAAACCAAAGAGTATCGTGTGTAAAAATAGATCCATATCTAAATTACGATGCAGGAACTATGAATCCAGTAGCCCACGGTGAAGTGTATGTTACAAAAGACGGTGGCGAATGCGATATGGATCTTGGCAACTATGAAAGATTCCTAAATCAAGATATACCAAAATCTCACAACATAACTACAGCTCAGATATACTCAAAAGTAATAGAACGAGAGAGACGTGGAGAATATCTTGGAGCATGTGTTCAGATAATACCACACATTACTGACCAAATAAAAGAGATGTTACGTTCAATATCTGCCGACGAGAGACTTGACATGTTGGTGATCGAATGCGGTGGTACTGTAGGAGACATTGAGAGTTTGCCGTTTTTAGAAGCTCTAAGACAGATGCGTGTAGAAGAAGGACCATCGAATGTAGCATTTGTTCATGTTACGTTGGCACCGTCACTAGATGTTGTTGGTGAACAAAAAACAAAGCCAACTCAACATAGTGTGCAAGAGCTACGCAGAATAGGAATACAACCAGATTATCTTGCCGTAAGATGTACTAGTAAATTAGAGGAGAAGACTCGTCAAAAACTTGCTCTCTTTACAAACGTCTCCCCTTCCAACGTTCTCTCTTCACATGATGCATTATCGATATACTCTATTCCAGATATTTTACATCAACAAGGTGTGGTCGACTCGCTCTTTAAAAAATTCGGTATAACTGGCATAGTCGATGGGTCAACGAGCTGGAACGCATGGAGAAAGACAGTCCAAGATCTTTCCGAATACGGACAAACTGTACGTATAGCCATGGTTGGCAAATATGTCACGTTACCAGATAGCTATGTCAGTGTCATAGAGGCACTAAAACATGCTGGAGCAGTATGTAATCTTGGTGTCGATGTCAAACTGCTTGATTCAGAGACACTGCCTAAAGATCTTGGCAGTTACGATGGCATTCTAGTACCAGGTGGATTTGGGGACAGAGGATCAGATGGAATCATAAGAGCAGCATCATATGCTGCCAAAAATAACGTACCTTATCTTGGCATATGTTTTGGATTTCAGTTGGCAGCTGTTGCACTTGCACGTCAGGTTTGTGGAGTACATGATGCAAATTCAATAGAGATAGAACAAAAATGTGCACATCCGGTAGTAGATATTCTCCCAGAGCAAAAAAATGTCACAGATATGGGAGGCTCTTTGCGTCTTGGTGCAAATGAGATCAGAATAGAACAAGGTACTCTTGCACACAAAATGTACGATGCAGATACAATATCAAAGAGACATAGACACAGATATGAGATAAACCCAAAATATTTGGATGTATTTGCCAAAGGAGGAGTGGTTTTTTCTGCTAGCAGTGATTCTAGACGTAGGATGGAGATATTAGAATACCCATCAAATGAGTTTTTCATTGGTGTGCAATATCATCCAGAGTTTGATAGTAGACCAGGTTTGCCTGAAAATGTTTTTTCGGCATTTCTTACAGCTAGTACACAAACCTAG
- a CDS encoding putative membrane protein: protein MNKNFSHIKITLVRSTILACITVTPSLAVFFIMFYLNYDLLVAGIAGGIVHFISLGFAIKIYKRIAGFKI from the coding sequence TTGAACAAGAATTTTTCACATATAAAAATCACACTTGTTCGTAGTACAATTTTAGCATGCATTACTGTAACACCATCACTTGCCGTGTTTTTCATAATGTTTTATCTCAATTATGATCTACTAGTTGCAGGTATTGCAGGTGGCATTGTACATTTTATCTCACTTGGATTTGCAATCAAGATATACAAAAGAATTGCAGGATTTAAAATATAG